Below is a genomic region from Polluticoccus soli.
GTGGTGTTCAACAAAAAACTATCTGAGCACATAGCCTACAAGCAAAAGCAAAGCATGCAGCTGGCGTCTAAAACCCGCTTCATAGCCGCGCAGTTTGAGGCCATGCTGGGCAACGACAACTGGAGACAACACGCCACACACGCCAACAAAATGGCGCAGCAACTCAATGGCGTTTTGTTAAAATACCCTCAGATAAAACTGACCAAACCGGTGCACGCCAACGCTGTTTTCGCCGAACTACCTGTGGAATGGACCACCGTCCTGCAGGAAAAATACCCCTTCTACATATGGAAGGAAAGCAGCAATGAGGCGCGATTGATGTGTTCCTGGGACACTTCTTCCACAGACATAGAAGGCTTTGCTACTGAGCTGGAAAGGCTCTCCCAATAGCCTATATACCAAGGCGTTACAAATTGTCATATAGCCGAAAAAACCGGGACATGGCACAGTTTTTCTCTCTGCTGTAGCGGCAAAAGACAGAAGAGATGAAAGTTATGATATTTGACGACGAGATAGATGTGCTGCAATTATACAGCATGATATTGCAGCGACGAGGCCACGAGGTGCATACGGCCCAAAACTGTCTGCACCTCATGGACAAGATCGAAGAGGTACACCCCGATGTAATTATTATGGACAACGAAATGCCGGTACTGAGCGGGTTGCAGGCAACCAAAGTACTGAAGGAGGACACCGTTTATAAGGCAATTCCTATCATCTGTATATCGGCCAACACCGAAGGTGCTAAGCTGGCCAAAGAAGCCCATGCGGACATGTTCCTTCCTAAACCGCTTGGCATACGCGAGCTGGAGGATGCTATCAACAAAGTAACGCTGAAGGCAGCGTAAGCAACTGTTAAGAAACCCATTGATACGTTAACAATACCGCTATTCTGGCATACTGCTTGTACCTTTGTGCTGTATGAAAGGGATAGTGAGCCTCGGGGCGTTGGTTACTATATTGAGCTGCTCATCGGCACAGGCGCAGGATGCAAATGCACCTGACACCCTGCTGATGGTAAAACTGCCTACGGTAAACGTGAATGCAGAACGCAAATGGGCCAACGACACCGTGCGCTACCAGTACAACCAGACCCGGTACTACATTACCACTATTCTCCCCTACCTCAACGCGGCCACCAAACTATTCAACGAGCTGGATGCAAAGGTCAACGATCCAAATACCAACAGAAAGGAACGCAAAGCCTTTGTATCGTCGAAAGAAGACGAGCTGCGCGATAAGTTTGAGAACGAAGTAAAAAACCTGAACGAAACGCAGGGCGTTTTGCTGGTAAAACTCGTAGCACGCCAAACGGGCGTCAACATTTACAGCATGCTCGGCGAGTTCAAAAATCCTTTTACGGCTGTGAAGTGGCAGGCATGGGCAAGGTTCAACGGTTTTAACCTGAACAAACGCTACACGCCCGCCGACGAACCGATGCTGGAACACATTATGGAAGACCTGGGGTACCCGCTGCCAGCTGTGTATGGCGAAATGGAACGCACTGCCCTGCGCAACCAGGACGTGAAATACCCGAAACGATAATTTGTCCTCTATATAGAAACGAGAATGGCCCGCACCAGTGATGCGGGCCATTGTTTATCGTAAATGGTAACTAAGTATTTAGTTGCTACTGCTAAGGAATGCAGACACCGACTGTGTGAACTTGCCGTTCTCTTCAATGAAAGGAAAATGACCCGAGCTGTCGAAGATCACCAAGGTACCATTGGCAAGACTGCTCTCCAGTCGTTCGTCAGCCGCCAGCGGTATATTATCGGCACGGCCATGCAGGATCAATACGGGTACCGCAACACGACGCAGGAAAGGATAATAGTTGACATCGTATTTCGCATAGTCCCTGTACAGCCCGCGCATAAGCAATGCATTCTGGCGAAAGAAATCATTATCGAGCACGATATCAAGCTTTGCGAGATTGGTAGTATCGAAGAAGGATGTGAGATAGTTAAGCTGCAGCACTTGTTTGTAAACACCCAGGTCTGCACTCAAAAATTCTTTTGAGGTCACCAGCTTCTTTTTACGTTCGGCATTAGCTACTGTTGTTTTGCCAGCCATAGCGGCCACCTGCAGGCTATCGTATTCATGGCTCAGGGTAGTGGGATTACTCAGTATCAGCCGGCCCACGTTTTCGGGATAGTCGAGCGCATAGTTAATGGCCAGCTTGGCTCCCCACGAATGTGCTAGTATATTGATCTTATCCAGCCTGAACTCCTTGCGTATGGCATCTATATCATCCACCATTATCTCGTGACTAATGGCCCTGATACTGTCGAGAGGGATATCGGAACGGCCACTGGCGCGCTGATCGTAGAATATGAGTTTGTGGGTCTTTGCAAGTGGCAGCAGGTGTGGTAGCAGGTAGTCGTGGTTCATTGCTGGTCCACCGTGTATCACCAGTAGCGGTTCGCCCTCGCCAATGATCTTG
It encodes:
- a CDS encoding response regulator, with the protein product MKVMIFDDEIDVLQLYSMILQRRGHEVHTAQNCLHLMDKIEEVHPDVIIMDNEMPVLSGLQATKVLKEDTVYKAIPIICISANTEGAKLAKEAHADMFLPKPLGIRELEDAINKVTLKAA
- a CDS encoding DUF4294 domain-containing protein, producing the protein MKGIVSLGALVTILSCSSAQAQDANAPDTLLMVKLPTVNVNAERKWANDTVRYQYNQTRYYITTILPYLNAATKLFNELDAKVNDPNTNRKERKAFVSSKEDELRDKFENEVKNLNETQGVLLVKLVARQTGVNIYSMLGEFKNPFTAVKWQAWARFNGFNLNKRYTPADEPMLEHIMEDLGYPLPAVYGEMERTALRNQDVKYPKR
- a CDS encoding alpha/beta fold hydrolase, which encodes MRLLTLLFVLLMFAFGAGAQKVSFEGLKEINGVKMYFKIIGEGEPLLVIHGGPAMNHDYLLPHLLPLAKTHKLIFYDQRASGRSDIPLDSIRAISHEIMVDDIDAIRKEFRLDKINILAHSWGAKLAINYALDYPENVGRLILSNPTTLSHEYDSLQVAAMAGKTTVANAERKKKLVTSKEFLSADLGVYKQVLQLNYLTSFFDTTNLAKLDIVLDNDFFRQNALLMRGLYRDYAKYDVNYYPFLRRVAVPVLILHGRADNIPLAADERLESSLANGTLVIFDSSGHFPFIEENGKFTQSVSAFLSSSN